The following coding sequences are from one Eucalyptus grandis isolate ANBG69807.140 chromosome 11, ASM1654582v1, whole genome shotgun sequence window:
- the LOC104426777 gene encoding epoxide hydrolase A: protein MEKIQHATVRTNGINMHVASVGEGPDTILFLHGFPELWYSWRHQMVSLAALGYRAVAPDLRGYGGTDAPPSVESYAAFHVVGDVVGLLDALGIGRVFVVGHDWGAIIAWCLCLLRPDRVKALVNTSVTWFRRLMWFPSDPERKPVETARAMYGDDYYICSFQKPGEIEEDFAKADTAVLMKVILTNRNPSPLRVPKDLGFSGLIKLFEQHQVELPSWLTEDDIKYFAAEFSRTGFTGAVNYYRCLDLSSELLAPWDGVPIKVPTKFIVGDLDLTYHIPGVKEYIHGDGFKRAVPNLEQVVVMEGVAHFLQQEKPEEVTAHIHDFFKKFSSP from the exons ATGGAGAAGATCCAGCACGCGACGGTTCGCACCAACGGCATAAACATGCACGTGGCGTCGGTCGGCGAGGGCCCCGACACTATCCTCTTCCTCCACGGCTTCCCGGAGCTCTGGTACTCGTGGCGCCACCAGATGGTGTCCCTCGCGGCCCTCGGCTACCGCGCCGTCGCGCCCGACCTCCGGGGCTACGGCGGCACCGACGCGCCGCCAAGCGTGGAGTCGTACGCGGCGTTCCACGTGGTGGGGGACGTGGTGGGGCTGCTGGACGCGCTGGGGATCGGGCGCGTTTTCGTGGTGGGGCACGACTGGGGGGCGATCATCGCGTGGTGCTTGTGCCTGCTCAGGCCCGACCGGGTTAAGGCGTTGGTGAACACGAGCGTCACGTGGTTCCGGAGGCTCATGTGGTTCCCAAGTGATCCGGAGAGGAAGCCCGTCGAGACGGCGAGGGCGATGTACGGAGATGATTACTACATTTGCAGTTTTCAG AAACCTGGAGAGATTGAAGAGGACTTTGCAAAAGCCGATACTGCCGTACTCATGAAGGTGATCCTCACCAACCGTAATCCAAGCCCACTTCGCGTGCCTAAGGACTTAGGATTCTCGGGATTAATCAAACTATTCGAGCAGCACCAGGTCGAGTTGCCTTCTTGGCTGACCGAGGATGACATCAAGTACTTCGCCGCCGAATTCAGCCGGACTGGCTTCACCGGAGCTGTGAACTATTACCGTTGCTTGGACTT AAGTAGCGAGCTATTGGCGCCTTGGGATGGAGTGCCAATCAAAGTGCCGACGAAGTTCATAGTGGGGGACCTAGACCTCACCTATCACATTCCCGGTGTGAAGGAGTACATTCACGGTGATGGGTTCAAGCGGGCGGTGCCTAACCTAGAACAGGTGGTGGTGATGGAAGGAGTGGCTCATTTCCTCCAGCAAGAGAAGCCTGAGGAGGTCACTGCTCACATTCATGACTTCTTCAAGAAATTCTCATCCCCATGA
- the LOC104427972 gene encoding epoxide hydrolase A has translation MEKIEHATVRTNGINMHVASVGDGPDTVLFLHGFPELWYSWRPQMVSLAALGYRTVAPDLRGFGGTDAPLRVESYTAFHVVGDLVGMLDALGIGQAFVVGHDWGAIMAWYLCLLRPDRVRALVNTSVPWCPGGTCFPSDPEKKPVESLRAMYGDDYYVCRFQEPGEIEEDFAKADPAKLIQLFLTTRNPGPPRVPKDLGYSGRTKLLEDSQVDLPSWLTEEDINYYATQFSRTGFTGGLNYYRCLDLNWELSAPWAGARIEVPVKFIVGDLDLIYHIPGVKEYIHDGGFKQTVPSLKEVVVMEGVAHYLLLEKPHEVTSHICDFIKKFSSP, from the exons ATGGAGAAGATCGAGCACGCAACTGTTCGCACCAACGGCATAAACATGCACGTGGCGTCTGTCGGCGACGGCCCCGACACGGTCCTCTTCCTCCACGGCTTCCCGGAGCTCTGGTACTCGTGGCGCCCCCAGATGGTGTCCCTCGCGGCCCTCGGCTACCGCACCGTCGCGCCCGACCTCCGGGGCTTTGGCGGCACCGACGCACCGCTGCGCGTGGAGTCGTACACGGCGTTCCACGTGGTGGGCGACCTGGTGGGGATGCTGGACGCGCTGGGGATCGGGCAGGCGTTCGTGGTGGGGCACGACTGGGGGGCAATCATGGCGTGGTACTTGTGCCTGCTCAGGCCCGATCGAGTGAGGGCGTTGGTCAACACAAGCGTCCCGTGGTGCCCCGGCGGCACGTGTTTCCCGAGTGATCCGGAGAAGAAGCCCGTCGAGTCGCTAAGGGCGATGTACGGAGATGATTACTATGTTTGCAGGTTTCAG GAACCTGGAGAGATAGAAGAGGACTTTGCAAAAGCTGATCCTGCCAAACTCATTCAGCTGTTCCTCACAACCCGCAACCCAGGCCCACCTCGCGTCCCTAAGGATCTAGGATACTCGGGGAGGACCAAACTGTTGGAGGACAGCCAGGTTGACTTGCCCTCTTGGCTGACGGAGGAGGACATCAACTATTACGCCACCCAATTCAGCCGGACCGGCTTCACCGGAGGATTAAACTATTACCGTTGTTTGGACTT AAACTGGGAGCTATCGGCACCATGGGCTGGAGCACGAATCGAAGTGCCAGTGAAGTTCATAGTGGGGGACTTGGACCTCATCTATCACATCCCCGGCGTGAAGGAGTACATCCATGACGGTGGTTTCAAGCAGACAGTGCCCAGCTTGAAAGAGGTCGTGGTGATGGAAGGAGTGGCTCATTACCTTTTGCTAGAGAAGCCTCATGAGGTTACTTCTCACATTTGCGATTTCATCAAGAAATTCTCATCTCCAtga
- the LOC104426779 gene encoding epoxide hydrolase A: MEKIEHATVRTNGINMHVASVGNGPDTVLFIHGFPELWYSWRHQMVSLAALGYRTVAPDLRGFGDTNAPPSVESYTAFHVVGDLVGMLDALGIGRVFVVGHDWGAIIAWYLCLLRPDRVKALVNTSVAWFPRNPERKPVEKLRATFGDDYYVCRSLDSGEAEADFAKADPAKLFKLFLVSRDPSPPILPKDVGFSGMTKIFEDHQVDLPSWLSEDDINFYAAQFSRTGFTGGLNYYRCSDLNWELSASWTGVPIEVPVKFIVGDLDLTYHIPGVKEYINGGGFKQAVPNLEEVVVMEGVAHFLQQEKPRDVTSHIHDFIKKFSSP; this comes from the exons ATGGAGAAGATCGAGCACGCAACTGTTCGCACCAACGGCATAAACATGCATGTGGCGTCCGTCGGCAACGGCCCCGACACGGTCCTCTTCATCCATGGCTTCCCGGAGCTCTGGTACTCGTGGCGCCACCAGATGGTGTCCCTCGCAGCCCTCGGCTACCGCACCGTCGCGCCCGACCTCCGGGGCTTCGGCGACACCAACGCTCCGCCGAGCGTGGAGTCATACACCGCGTTCCACGTGGTGGGGGACCTGGTGGGGATGCTGGACGCGCTGGGGATCGGGCGCGTGTTCGTGGTGGGGCACGACTGGGGGGCAATCATCGCCTGGTACTTGTGCCTGCTCAGGCCCGACCGGGTGAAGGCGTTGGTGAACACGAGCGTCGCGTGGTTCCCAAGGAATCCGGAGAGGAAGCCCGTCGAGAAGTTGAGGGCGACGTTCGGAGATGATTACTACGTTTGTAG GAGCCTGGACTCTGGAGAGGCTGAAGCGGACTTTGCAAAAGCCGATCCTGCCAAGCTCTTTAAGCTATTCCTCGTCAGCCGGGATCCGAGCCCGCCTATCTTGCCTAAGGACGTGGGATTCTCAGGAATGACCAAAATATTTGAGGACCACCAGGTCGACTTGCCCTCCTGGCTAAGCGAGGATGACATCAACTTCTATGCCGCCCAATTCAGCCGGACCGGCTTCACCGGAGGATTGAACTACTACCGCTGCTCGGACCT AAATTGGGAGTTATCCGCGTCATGGACCGGAGTGCCAATCGAAGTGCCAGTGAAGTTCATAGTGGGGGACCTGGACCTCACCTATCACATCCCTGGCGTGAAGGAGTATATCAATGGCGGTGGGTTCAAGCAGGCAGTGCCCAACCTAGaagaggtggtggtgatggaAGGAGTGGCTCATTTCCTCCAGCAAGAGAAGCCTCGGGATGTCACTTCTCACATTCATGACTTTATCAAGAAATTCTCATCCCCATGA